One window of Leptotrichia sp. oral taxon 498 genomic DNA carries:
- a CDS encoding RNA-guided endonuclease InsQ/TnpB family protein, with the protein MKYNLAFRYRIYPNKEQELLINKTFGCVRFVYNTILYTANKIYEETGKNKIITPASLKSENQFLKEVDSLALSNAQLNVKRSFTNFFQKRAKFPKFKFKKTSVKSYTTNCVNNSIRIEENKYLVLSKLKRIKLKYHREIPEDYKIKSVTLTNSNGNYYVSILTEFEKEIQKVASNDKVIGLDFSMSELFVSSENQKADYPRYFRMLEEELKKLQKSLSRKVKFSKNWYKQKMKISKLHEYIKNCRRDFLHKLSKKLSEDYNAVVVENLNMKGMSQALNFGKSVGDNGWGMFLRMVEYKLMFLGKQFLKIDKWFPSSKTCSKCGNVKEELKLSERSYKCECCGIEIDRDYNAALNIRDVGKEMLKY; encoded by the coding sequence ATGAAATATAATTTAGCATTCAGATACAGGATTTATCCAAATAAAGAGCAGGAATTGTTGATAAACAAGACTTTTGGATGTGTTCGTTTTGTCTACAATACGATCTTGTATACTGCTAATAAAATTTATGAAGAAACTGGAAAAAATAAAATAATTACACCTGCCAGTTTAAAAAGTGAAAACCAATTTTTGAAAGAAGTTGACAGTCTGGCACTTTCAAATGCTCAATTGAATGTAAAACGATCGTTTACGAATTTTTTTCAAAAGAGAGCGAAGTTTCCAAAGTTCAAATTTAAAAAGACTAGTGTTAAAAGTTATACGACAAATTGTGTGAACAATTCGATACGAATTGAGGAAAACAAATATTTGGTTTTGTCAAAATTGAAAAGAATAAAATTGAAATATCATAGAGAAATACCAGAAGATTACAAGATAAAGTCGGTAACACTAACAAACAGTAATGGAAATTACTATGTTTCCATCTTGACAGAATTTGAAAAAGAAATCCAAAAGGTAGCTAGTAATGATAAAGTAATTGGACTTGATTTTTCAATGTCTGAATTATTTGTCAGTTCTGAAAACCAAAAAGCTGATTATCCAAGATATTTTAGGATGTTGGAAGAAGAATTGAAAAAATTACAGAAATCATTATCAAGAAAAGTGAAATTTTCTAAAAATTGGTATAAACAAAAAATGAAAATATCAAAATTACATGAGTATATCAAGAATTGTCGAAGAGATTTTTTGCATAAATTATCGAAAAAATTATCTGAAGATTATAATGCTGTGGTTGTTGAAAATTTGAATATGAAAGGGATGAGTCAGGCATTAAATTTTGGGAAAAGTGTAGGAGATAATGGATGGGGAATGTTTTTGAGGATGGTTGAGTATAAACTGATGTTTTTAGGAAAGCAATTTTTGAAGATAGATAAGTGGTTTCCGTCATCGAAAACTTGTAGTAAATGTGGAAACGTTAAAGAGGAACTGAAATTATCAGAAAGAAGTTATAAATGTGAGTGCTGTGGAATTGAAATTGATAGAGATTACAATGCGGCACTGAATATAAGAGATGTTGGAAAAGAAATGTTGAAATATTAG
- a CDS encoding chorismate mutase — protein sequence MGINKRLDLGEIRDRIDEIDSKLVELLEERLAIVQEVAQFKKQTGKKIFDEIREKEVVTKNLKKVKNMELSHYIEIIFKDIMNSSKEYQKFKIGINTKYVNDLDFFDKKIGYTGVPGSYAYEVLINLLKNNKKFDEKNLENNKNIFNFKSHKDLVEAVNSRKIDIAILPIENSIVGEVRDSIDLINKKSIHIIGEVQHKISHNLIGIKGSKIEDIKNIYSHEQAFMQCSEFLANHDWKLNKMSNTAIGAKFVSECKNIENACIANKKTKEMYDLEILCENINNEKENYTRFFVISNENIVLDKSDKISIVTSVNDKSGALVELLQIFYEYHLNMVNLKSRPRESKPWEYYFYIDFKGNIKNENVKLALEKIRQKSNYLQILGNYKVYNLQLNQ from the coding sequence ATGGGAATAAATAAAAGGCTTGATTTGGGCGAAATTAGAGATAGAATTGATGAAATTGACAGCAAATTAGTGGAACTTCTGGAGGAAAGACTTGCAATTGTTCAAGAAGTTGCACAGTTTAAAAAGCAGACTGGAAAAAAAATTTTTGATGAAATTCGGGAAAAGGAAGTTGTTACAAAAAATTTAAAAAAAGTAAAAAATATGGAATTATCTCACTATATTGAGATAATTTTTAAAGATATAATGAATTCCAGTAAAGAATATCAAAAATTTAAAATTGGGATTAATACAAAATATGTGAATGATTTGGATTTTTTTGATAAAAAGATTGGATATACTGGGGTTCCAGGATCTTATGCGTATGAAGTCTTAATTAATTTACTGAAAAATAATAAAAAATTTGATGAAAAAAATTTGGAAAATAATAAAAATATTTTTAATTTTAAAAGTCATAAAGATTTGGTGGAAGCGGTAAATAGTAGAAAAATTGATATTGCAATTTTGCCGATTGAAAATTCGATAGTGGGAGAAGTGCGGGATAGTATTGATTTGATTAATAAAAAAAGTATTCATATAATTGGGGAAGTTCAGCATAAAATTTCGCATAATTTGATTGGAATAAAAGGCAGTAAAATTGAGGATATAAAAAATATTTATTCGCACGAACAGGCGTTTATGCAATGCTCAGAGTTTTTGGCTAATCACGACTGGAAACTTAATAAAATGTCGAATACGGCGATTGGAGCGAAATTTGTTTCAGAATGCAAAAATATTGAAAATGCTTGTATTGCGAATAAAAAAACTAAAGAAATGTATGATTTGGAAATTTTATGCGAAAATATTAATAACGAAAAAGAAAATTATACGAGATTTTTTGTGATTTCAAATGAGAACATTGTGCTTGACAAAAGTGATAAAATTAGTATTGTGACAAGTGTAAATGACAAATCTGGAGCGCTTGTGGAACTGCTTCAAATTTTTTATGAATATCATTTAAATATGGTAAATTTAAAATCTCGACCTCGTGAGAGTAAACCATGGGAGTATTATTTTTACATTGATTTTAAAGGGAATATTAAGAATGAAAATGTGAAATTGGCGCTTGAGAAAATTAGGCAAAAATCAAATTATTTGCAAATATTGGGAAATTATAAAGTTTATAATTTACAATTAAATCAGTAA
- a CDS encoding integrase core domain-containing protein encodes MTTRPYSPWQNGKVERSHRLDSNYYLGKRFRSLEELRRSVKRYCSRYNNISRKVLNFKSPNEMLKEYRTNN; translated from the coding sequence ATGACAACAAGACCGTATTCGCCGTGGCAGAATGGGAAAGTGGAAAGGAGCCACAGGCTAGACAGCAATTATTATTTAGGAAAAAGATTTAGAAGTCTGGAAGAATTAAGAAGGTCAGTAAAAAGATATTGCAGCAGATACAATAATATATCAAGAAAAGTATTAAATTTTAAAAGTCCAAATGAAATGCTGAAAGAATACAGGACAAACAATTAG
- a CDS encoding helix-turn-helix domain-containing protein encodes MNSISEEYRVRQQAVEYAIKYNNNSKAALKYKTSRQQIKRWRDRYDGTVQSLMPKSRRPKSHPNQHTQEEIDLIMKKYRRFSYEGLAQVYTEARKLGYSRSYGTMCRIIRKIRDNKPKKPKRLYLS; translated from the coding sequence ATGAATAGTATATCAGAAGAGTACCGTGTTCGTCAACAGGCAGTTGAGTATGCAATAAAATATAACAATAATTCAAAGGCGGCATTAAAATATAAGACATCAAGACAGCAGATTAAGAGATGGCGTGACAGATATGACGGGACAGTGCAGTCACTGATGCCGAAAAGCAGAAGACCTAAAAGTCATCCAAATCAACATACTCAGGAAGAAATAGATTTAATTATGAAAAAATACAGGAGATTTTCATATGAAGGACTGGCACAGGTATATACCGAAGCTAGAAAACTGGGATACAGCCGTTCTTATGGAACTATGTGCAGAATAATAAGAAAAATTAGGGATAATAAGCCCAAAAAGCCTAAAAGGCTTTATTTGAGTTAA
- a CDS encoding chloride channel protein — MLKNIKESYQYSYFLYLKLIVAGIIIGFIVGIIDTIFGRGLLLIGNIRKEYLYYFVPFLALDGLLIVFIYKKFAGRAKKGMGLIFEVGHGIENEIPLKLVPIVSIATWITHLFGGSAGREGVAVQLGATISHKFKKYFGFPNKSKIFLVIGMAAGFGGLFQTPIAALFFALEVLTLGNLQLYALLPAIVSSFVASWTSAFLGLEKFNHFVNTNFAVTPLAFVKFAILGIIFGIVGNLFVYLQNFLKKYLSEKIKNSYYRIFVIGILLSIVFLMLHEGRYTGLGTNLIENSFSGKQVYMYDWIIKLILTTLTLSAGFQGGEVTPLFSIGASLGAVIAIFFGLPIEFVAAAGYISVFGSATNTLLAPIFIGGEVFGFSNLPYFVIIVVFAYLVNRKISTYGLQKNYFEE; from the coding sequence ATGTTAAAAAATATAAAAGAAAGCTATCAGTATTCATATTTTCTGTATTTAAAATTGATAGTCGCTGGGATTATTATTGGTTTTATTGTAGGAATAATTGATACAATTTTTGGGAGAGGATTGCTTTTAATAGGAAATATTAGAAAAGAGTATTTGTATTATTTTGTTCCTTTTTTAGCTTTGGATGGACTTTTGATAGTTTTTATTTACAAAAAATTTGCCGGTAGGGCGAAAAAGGGAATGGGGCTGATTTTTGAAGTGGGACATGGAATTGAGAATGAAATTCCATTGAAACTGGTTCCAATTGTGTCAATTGCAACTTGGATTACACATTTGTTTGGCGGAAGTGCTGGGCGTGAAGGGGTTGCTGTACAGTTGGGAGCAACAATTTCTCATAAATTTAAAAAATATTTTGGCTTTCCAAATAAATCTAAGATTTTTTTAGTGATAGGAATGGCAGCAGGTTTTGGAGGATTATTCCAAACTCCGATAGCAGCTCTATTCTTCGCTTTAGAAGTCTTGACATTGGGGAATTTGCAGCTGTATGCTTTACTTCCGGCAATTGTTTCTTCATTTGTTGCAAGTTGGACTTCCGCTTTTCTTGGACTTGAAAAATTTAATCATTTTGTAAATACAAATTTTGCAGTAACGCCTTTGGCATTTGTAAAATTTGCAATTTTAGGGATAATTTTTGGAATTGTTGGAAATTTATTTGTTTATTTACAAAATTTTTTGAAGAAATATTTGTCAGAAAAGATTAAAAATTCTTATTACAGAATTTTTGTTATTGGAATTTTGTTAAGTATAGTATTTTTGATGCTGCATGAAGGTCGATATACTGGACTTGGAACGAATTTAATTGAAAATAGTTTTTCGGGGAAACAAGTTTATATGTATGACTGGATAATTAAATTGATATTGACGACATTAACGTTATCTGCAGGATTTCAGGGGGGAGAAGTGACACCGCTGTTTTCAATTGGAGCCTCATTGGGAGCCGTGATAGCTATTTTCTTTGGTTTACCAATTGAATTTGTCGCAGCAGCGGGATATATAAGTGTATTTGGAAGTGCGACAAATACTTTACTAGCGCCAATTTTTATTGGTGGAGAAGTGTTTGGGTTTAGCAATTTGCCATATTTTGTGATTATTGTTGTATTTGCTTATTTGGTGAACCGAAAAATATCGACCTATGGACTGCAAAAAAATTATTTTGAAGAATAA
- a CDS encoding MliC family protein translates to MKSTKKMILATLIGVMAIASIGYSAISRSSRKKTAATSKNLTRKFSCSSRNVTVENLSTNKVRLTDDTGKVYNLKLTRSASGEEYKGNGISIQIKGNDAVFTSNGNDESCNLTSNENSNNGSSNQKTNLLRKFSCDGYQDITVENLSTDKVKLADGYGTIYNLDSTVSGSGEKYSDGNVSIQIKEKEAIYTENGKDKNCALKSNGHGSIEE, encoded by the coding sequence ATGAAATCAACAAAAAAAATGATTTTAGCAACTTTAATTGGAGTGATGGCTATCGCTTCTATCGGATATTCAGCTATATCAAGATCATCAAGAAAAAAAACTGCAGCAACTTCTAAAAATTTGACAAGAAAGTTTAGCTGCAGTAGCAGAAACGTGACAGTTGAAAATCTTTCTACAAATAAAGTTAGATTAACAGATGATACTGGAAAAGTTTATAATTTGAAATTAACAAGATCTGCTAGTGGAGAAGAATACAAGGGTAATGGAATTTCTATTCAAATAAAAGGAAATGATGCTGTATTTACATCAAACGGAAATGATGAAAGCTGTAATTTGACAAGTAATGAAAATTCAAATAATGGAAGTTCAAATCAAAAAACTAATTTGTTGAGAAAATTCAGTTGTGACGGTTATCAAGATATAACAGTTGAAAATCTTTCAACAGATAAAGTAAAATTAGCTGATGGTTATGGAACTATATATAACTTAGATTCTACAGTATCTGGTAGTGGAGAAAAATATTCCGACGGAAATGTTTCTATTCAAATAAAAGAAAAAGAAGCTATTTATACAGAAAATGGAAAAGATAAAAACTGTGCTCTAAAAAGTAATGGACACGGTTCAATTGAAGAATAG